CTCGCGCAGCCGTCGGTTCGCGATGACGCCGCCGCCGAGGAGCAGACGCGGCACGCCGTGCTCCGCGCACGCGTCGAGCGCCTTGGTGACGAGCACGTCGACGACCGCCTCCCGGAAGCTCGCCGCGACATCCGCCAGCGGGACGTCCTCCCCCGCCGCCTCGCGCTGCTCGATCCAGCGGGCCACGGCGGTCTTCAGCCCGGAGAACGAGAAGTCCCAGCGGTGTCTCGCGCGGTCGCTCGCCCGCGACAGTCCTCGGGGGAACCGGATGGCGGAGGGGTCGCCGACGACGGCCGCGCGATCGATCTCGGGGCCGCCGGGGTACGGGAGGCCGAGAATGCGCGCGACCTTGTCGAAGGCCTCGCCCGCGGCGTCGTCGACGGTCTCGCCGAGGAGCTCGACATCGCTCGTGAGGTCGCGCACGAGCAGCAGGGACGTGTGGCCGCCCGAGACGAGCAGCGCGACGGTCGGGTACTCGAGCGGCTCGGCGTCGGCGGCGAGGATGTCCGCGGCGATGTGGCCGACGAGGTGGTTGACGGCGTAGAGGGGCTTCGCGAGCGAGACCGAGAGCGCCTTCGCGGCCCCGACTCCGACCATGAGGGCGCCGGCGAGGCCGGGGCCGCTCGTGACGGCGATCGCGTCGACGTCGCCCAGGCGGACGCCGGCTTCGGCGACGGCGGCCTCGATCGCCGGCTGCAGCGCCTCGAGGTGCGCGCGCGCGGCGACCTCGGGGACGACGCCGCCGTAGCGGGCGTGCTCGTCCATGCTGCTGGCGATCGTGTTCGACAGGAGCGTGCGGCCGCGCACGATGCCGATGCCGGTCTCGTCGCAGCTCGTCTCGATGCCGAGGACGAGGGGTTCGGCGGGGTTCATCAGCAGGCTCCCGCGTCGTCGGGGTCGGGGACGCGCGCGGCCGCCCACGAGCGGACGTCGAGCCTCATGACGATCGCATCGACGTCGTCCGGCTGGTAGTACCGGGGACGACGGCCGATCCGCGCGAATCCCTCGCTCGCGTAGAGACCCTGCGCGGCGGGGTTGTCGGCGCGCACGTCGAGGAAGACCTCGCGCACGCGGCGGCGCTCGGCCTCGTCGAGGAGCGCGCGCAGGAGCGCCCTTCCCCGGCCCCGCCCGCGCGCCTGCTCGGCGATCGCGATCGTCTGCACATCCGCGTCCCGCGAGCCGGACAGCGCCCGCAGCCCCGCGTACCCGACGACATGGCCCGTCTGCTCGAGCACGAGATAGTGGCCGTGGGGAGAGGCGAGCTCCTCGCGCATCATCGCCTCGCTCCACGCGTCTGTCGGGAAGGACGCGCGCTCGAGCGCCATGATCGCATCGAGGTCCTCGGCCGTCGCCGCGCGGACGGTCATGAGCCGACCCGCTTCCGCGGTGCGGGCGCCTTCACGTCGGGCGAGCGCAGATACAGCGGCGCGTCGACGT
This window of the Microbacterium sp. AB genome carries:
- the tsaD gene encoding tRNA (adenosine(37)-N6)-threonylcarbamoyltransferase complex transferase subunit TsaD, with translation MNPAEPLVLGIETSCDETGIGIVRGRTLLSNTIASSMDEHARYGGVVPEVAARAHLEALQPAIEAAVAEAGVRLGDVDAIAVTSGPGLAGALMVGVGAAKALSVSLAKPLYAVNHLVGHIAADILAADAEPLEYPTVALLVSGGHTSLLLVRDLTSDVELLGETVDDAAGEAFDKVARILGLPYPGGPEIDRAAVVGDPSAIRFPRGLSRASDRARHRWDFSFSGLKTAVARWIEQREAAGEDVPLADVAASFREAVVDVLVTKALDACAEHGVPRLLLGGGVIANRRLREVALARAEAAGVTVRIPPLSLCTDNGAMIAALASELIQSGREPSTLVFGADSTLPVTDIQVSRRA
- the rimI gene encoding ribosomal protein S18-alanine N-acetyltransferase, coding for MTVRAATAEDLDAIMALERASFPTDAWSEAMMREELASPHGHYLVLEQTGHVVGYAGLRALSGSRDADVQTIAIAEQARGRGRGRALLRALLDEAERRRVREVFLDVRADNPAAQGLYASEGFARIGRRPRYYQPDDVDAIVMRLDVRSWAAARVPDPDDAGAC